In Helicobacter pylori Shi112, the genomic window ATAAAAGCGCGATTGCCCTCTACAGTGCAATAAGGCGGCACATCTTTGCCTAAAGCGCTCTTACCGGCTATCATGCACCCTTTAGCGATACGCACAAACTGATGGATCGCTGTAAGACCGCCAATATTGACATAATCGCCTATTTCAATATGCCCTGCTAAAGTTACGCCATTAGCAAAAATACAATGACTACCAATCACGCAATCATGAGCGACATGCACATAAGCCATGAGCAGGTTTTTATCCCCGATAATGGTTTTTTTAATCCCCCCTTCAGTGCCGGGATTTATCATGCAAAATTCCCGAATAAGGTTGTCTTCTCCAATAATCAGTTCGCTGTATTCGCCCTTATATTTTAAATCTTGAGGCTGTGTGCCCAGCACGGCAAAAGGAAAAATTTCGGTGTTTTTCCCAATGAAAGTATGCCCTTGTAAGGTTACATTGTTATGGAGTTTCACGCCATCATTGAGCTTGATATGATCCCCAATAACGCAAAATTCCCCAATCTCTACGCCCTTGCCAATCTCTGCTTTAGGAGAAATAATGGCTGTTTTTGCAATTTTACTCATTTTTAATCTCTCTCTGCGATCATGGCTTTTAATTCGGCTTCAGCGACCACTTTGCCATCCACTTGAGCCGTGCCGCCCACTTGCCAGATCATGCCTTTATGCTTTAAAACTTCTAAATGGTATTCCAATCTGTCGCCTGGGGTTACAGGAATGCGGAATTTAACCTTGTCAATCGTCATGAAATACACGATTTTTGTTTTGGCTATTTCAGGGTCAAACCCCCACAAGCTAGTGAAGGCTAAAAACCCTCCCGTTTGCGCCATGCCCTCTACGATCAAAACGCCCGGGAAAATGGGCTTATCAGGGAAATGCCCGTTAAACACATCTTCATTAAAAGTAATATTCTTATAAGCGACAATTTTTTTATTGGCTTCTAGTTCCACTACTCTGTCTATCAATAGCATGGGATAGCGGTGAGGTAAAATCTGTAAGATATGCTCTATAAAAAATTGAGATTGTAAGTTTTGATGATTTTGTTCCATAAAAATAAACTCCTTGTTTTGGATTCAACTAAAGCGCTATTTTTAGCGTTGGTTATTCTAAAAAATAACCGCTATTATACCATAAGAAAACCGCTCGCTTGCATTTGCAAAAACACCGATGCATTGCACCATAAGCTTAAAGAAACGCTTTATTCAGACACCACTCATGCACCGCTCATGCATCATTCATGCGTGTGGCTTAGAATATTTTCTCTTAAATGATAGTGTGGGTATTTGTTAGAATCCAAAACCACTTGCCCCATGAGCTGTTTGTCAAAATTGAAAATTAAAGGGGCTAAATAATTCACGGTGGAAAGCTCAATGGGGGTTTGAACGACCATGATATTAGCGATCAGAACGCTCTTTGCTCCCTCTAATTCTAAAAGGATTTTTAAGGGGGTAGGCACTTCAAAATCGTATTTTCTTAAAGCAAAGGGATTAACCAGCGTGAAAGACACCACGGAATTATCTTCTGCACTATTCAAACGCAAAAAGACTTCATCAATCTTTTGCAAACGCATTTTATGAATGGTTTCAAACCCCAATATAGGCACTTTCACATCAAAAATCATAGGCGATTGCATTCCCTTTAAAAAAGCACAAAATCTTCTCCTTAAAGAATAAAGACCGCCTTAAAACCAGCGCTCAATGATTTCTAAATTAAAAACTCTGTATTATATCAAACAATTTTGGTAAAATCAATTTTTGCTAGTTTTGGGTATAATCCCAATAATTTAACCATGATGGAAGTTTAACTGAATAATTATAAAATAATAAGGAGCAAGAAATGGGCAAAATAAAACCACAAATCAAGAAAAACAATCCTAGCAAATCTCATCCTAGCACCGGGTGGAATATTTTTGGTGCGGTGTGCTTGATTGGAGAAATAGTTTTTACATTATTCGGTGAGAAAATAAGAAAGATAAGAAAAATAACCATGAGTTATTCAAAAATCTAATTTTATAAGACAGGTGGCATGCGTTTAAAACATTTTAAAACTTTCCTTTTTATCACAATGGCGATTATTGTTATAGGCACCGGTTGTGCGAACAAAAAGAAAAAAAAAGATGAATACAACAAACCGGCGATCTTTTGGTATCAAGGGATTTTGAGAGAAATCCTTTTTGCTAATTTAGAAACAGCGGACAATTACTATTCTTCTTTACAAAGCGAACACATCAATTCCCCCCTTGTCCCAGAAGCCATGTTAGCTTTAGGGCAAGCGCACATGAAAAAGAAAGAGTATGTTTTGGCGTCTTTTTACTTTGATGAATACATCAAGCGCTTTGGGACGAAAGACAATGTGGATTATTTGACCTTTTTGAAATTGCAATCGCATTATTACGCTTTTAAAAACCATTCTAAAGACCAGGAATTTATCTCTAATTCTATTGTGAGTTTGGGCGAATTTATAGAAAAATACCCTAACAGCCGTTACCGCCCCTATGTAGAATACATGCAAATCAAATTCATTTTAGGGCAAAACGAACTCAATCGCGCGATCGCAAATGTCTATAAAAAACGCCACAAGCCTGAGGGCGTGAAACGCTATTTAGAGAGAATAGATGAGACTTTAGAAAAAGAGACTAAACCCAAACCATCGCACATGCCTTGGTATGTGTTAATCTTTGATTGGTAGGATATTTCAAACCATGCAAATTATAACAGAGAGATGAAAAATGACTGAAGATTTTCCTAAAATTCTGCCTTTATTGGTGGAAGAAGACACCTTTTTATACCCCTTTATGATAGCCCCTATTTTTTTGCAAAATAATGCGAGCATTAAGGCGTTAGCTTACGCTAAAACCAATAAATCATTAGTCTTTATTGCATGCCAAAAAGACAAATTGAATGACAATGAAGCCCCTTATTATGATGTGGGGGTGATTGGATCTGTTATGCGTGAAGCCAACATGCCTAATGGGCGCGTGAAATTGCTCTTTAATGGCATCGCTAAGGGGCGTATTTTAGAGCCTGTCAAAGAAAACGAGCAAGGCTTTTTAGAAGCTCAAATAATCCCTATTGAATATTTAGAATACGATAAAGAAAACATTCAAGCTATCATAGAAGTGTTAAAAGAAAAAGTGATCACTCTAGCCAATGTCAGCTCACTCTTTCCTCCGGATTTGATCAAGGCTTTAGAAGACAATGACGATCCTAACCGCATCGCTGATTTAATCGCAGCGGCCTTGCGTTTGAAAAAAGATCAGGCGTATTCTCTTTTTGCCAGCGACAACACCGAGCAGCGCTTGTTGGATTTGATTGATATTGTGATAGAAGAGACTAAAACCCAAAAGCTCCAAAAAGAAATCAAATCCAAAGTCCATCAAAAAATGGAGCAAACCAATAAGGAATTTTTCTTAAAAGAGCAGCTCAAACAGATCCAAAAAGAGCTTGGCACAGACAAACAGCGAGATGAAGATTTAAACCAATACTACCAAAAACTAGAGAGCGTCAAGCCTTTTTTAAAAGAAGAAGCGTTTAAGGAGATTAAAAAGCAAATTGACCGGCTAAGCCGAACCCATGCGGACAGCTCTGATAGCGCGACTTTGCAAAATTATATTGAAACCATGTTAGATGTGCCTTTTGGGCAATACGGGAAAAAAGCGCTTGACATTAAGCGAGTGAGAGAGCAACTAGACAAGGATCATTATTCCTTAAAAAGGCCTAAAGAGCGTATTGTAGAATACTTTGCGACCATGCAGCTTTTAGAAATGCGCCACAAGAAAAAGCAAGAAAAAAAAGACAAAGCTAAAGGCACGATTTTATGCTTTTATGGGCCTCCTGGCGTGGGTAAAACGAGTTTGGCTAATTCCATTGCTAAAGCGATAGAGCGCCCTTTAGTTCGGATCGCTTTGGGGGGATTAGAAGATGTGAATGAATTGAGAGGGCACAGACGCACTTATATAGGCTCAATGCCCGGGCGCATTGTCCAAGGGCTTATTGAAGCCAAAAAGATGAATCCGGTCATGGTTTTAGATGAAATTGATAAGGTGGATAGGAGCGTTAGGGGTGATCCAGCGAGTGCTCTATTAGAGATCTTAGACCCTGAGCAAAATATCGCTTTTAGGGATCATTATGCGAATTTTAGCATTGATTTGTCGCAAGTGATTTTTATCGCTACCGCTAACAATATTGACAGGATCCCAGCCCCTTTAAGAGACAGAATGGAATTTATCAGCGTGTCCAGCTACACGCCTAATGAAAAAGAAGAAATCGCTAAAAACTACCTCATCCCCCAAGAATTAGAAAAGCACGCCTTAAAGCCTAGCGAAGTGAATATTAGCCATGAGTGTTTGAAACTCATTATTGAAAAATACACCAGAGAAGCGGGCGTTAGGGATTTACGAAGACAGATCGCAACGATTATGCGTAAAGCGGCTTTAAAATACCTAGAAGATAGCCCGCATAAAAAAGGGCGAACCAAAAAGAGCGAAGATAGAAAAAGCGAAAATGAAGATTTCTGCGTCTCTGTCACGCCTAACAACCTTAAAGAGTATTTAGAACGCATGGTGTTTGAAATTGACCCCATAGATGAAGAAAATAAAATCGGTATCGTCAATGGTTTGGCATGGACTCCAGTAGGCGGCGATGTGCTTAAAATTGAAGCGCTTAAGATTAGAGGCAAGGGGGAATTGAAGCTCACCGGGAGCTTAGGCGATGTGATGAAGGAATCCGCCATTATCGCTTTTTCTGTTGTCAAAGCCTTATTGGATAACGAAACCTTAAAAGCGCCTAAAATCCCTAGCGAAACCCCTAAAGATGCAGAGGGTAAGAAAAAGAAAAAAGCGCTGAAAGTTTATAACGCTTATGATTTGCACTTGCATGTCCCTGAAGGGGCTACGCCTAAAGACGGCCCGAGCGCTGGGATCGCTATGGCGAGCGTGATGGCGAGCATTTTGTGCGATAGGGCTACAAGAAGCAAGGTGGCAATGACGGGCGAATTGACTTTGAGCGGGGAAGTTTTACCCATAGGGGGGTTGAAAGAAAAATTGATCGCTGCTTTTAAAGCCGGCATTAAAACCGCTCTCATTCCTGTCAAAAATTACGAAAGGGATTTAGATGAAATCCCTGCTGAAGTGCGAGAGAATTTAAACATCGTTGCGGTGAAAAACATCGCTGAAGTGTTAGAAAAAACTTTGCTTTAAAATTTGGCATGAAAGCAGGCATTATTGGTTTAGGGCTTATGGGGGGGAGTTTGGGGCTGGCCTTGCAAGAATGGGGGCGTTTTAAAAGCGTTACAGGCTATGATCATAACGCTTTGCATGCTAAATTAGCCTTGACTTTGGGGCTTGTAGATGAATGCGTGGAATTTGAAAAGATTTTAGAATGCGATGTGATTTTTTTGGCCATTCCGGTTGAGGGCATCATTGCATGTTTGAAAAAAATGACTCCCGTTAAAAAAAGCGCAACGATTATTGATTTAGGCGGTGCTAAAGCGCAAATCATTCACAATATCCCTAAAAGCATTCGTAAGAATTTCATCGCCGCACACCCCATGTGCGGGACAGAGTTTTATGGCCCTAAAGCGAGCGTTAAGGGGCTGTATGAAAACGCTCTTGTGATATTGTGCGATTTAGAAGATTCAGGGACTGAGCAAGTAGAGATCGCTAAAGAAATCTTTTTAGGCATTAAAGCGCGCTTGATTAAAATGAAATCCAATGAACATGACACTCATGTGGCTTATATCAGCCATTTACCCCATGTTTTGAGCTACGCTCTAGCTAATAGCGTTTTAAAGCAAAATGACCCAGAGATGATTCTATCCTTAGCGGGTGGGGGTTTTAGGGATATGAGCCGTTTGTCTAAAAGCTCGCCTTTAATGTGGAAGGATATTTTCAAACAAAACCGAGACAATGTCTTAGAAGCGATTAAAAAATGCGAAAAAGAAATCGCGCAAGCTAAGGCTTGGATAGAAAATAACGATTATGAAAGCCTTGCAGAATGGATGGCGCAAGCGAACAAACTCCAGGAGTTCATGTAAAGTAAAATGATGCAGAATAATTTAAAATTTACATACCGTTGTTTTTAGAGTTGCTAGAAACAGAATGGAGTGTTTTTAGATTGTCCTTATAGGCTGTTTCATGTGGATTGCATGTGGATAGCATGGATTGATCTACAACTATAAGAGATTATCTTAAATTCAGATCTTATGAAACGCTTCCAACAAAAAACAAATTTTAGCCGTTTAGGGATTTGATTCCTTAAACCTTTTTATCAAAAATACCGGTGTTTTTACAGGCATTTTAAGGGCGGTTTTAATACTTCTTAGCGTTGTTAAGATACTTAGACAATTCCTTCAACTCAGCGTTTTTATCGTTCTTAAAAACCACTTGCTTTTCAACCCGCTCATATTCTTTACAATCTCTTCTCATTTCTTGTAAGGGATATTTTTGGTTGTCATTAGGGATGTAGAAACATTCGCTTTTAGCGTTTTCATAGCTATCGGTTAGGCTTATATCATAGTGGTACCAAAATCCGCTAGGGATAGCGATATTTTTAGAGCTAAAAGTCCTATAACCCTGTTTGATGATGGTGAGTTCTTCTACTAAAACTTGATGGTATTTCCTAGCCAAATTACGGCCCTCTTTTTCTACTAATAAAACAGAATGCCTGTTGGTGTTTTTGGCTTCAGGGGTGATATTAGTCATTCTGTAAGTCTCTCTTAAAGGGTTAGACGCAAAATCAAAAGAAGCGTCATTCGCCACAAAATGCCCCCTATCAAAACCGCTTCTTGTGTAATCTTGTGTCGTGGCTTGTTGGTATTTGGCTAATCGTGTGTCCGTTTTAAACTCATAGCGTTTTTCAATATTATTTTTATCCACTAAATCCCCAAACAACACGCTCACGCCATAAATAGGGTTTTTTAGCTCGCTAGAATAACACACCGAATAAAAGTTATTTTTTAAGACTTTACAATCAATGTTAGTGAGAATGCCATTAGCATAGGTCTTAGTGGGGTTAGCGCTATTTACTTGATCCTTGATTTCATTAAGCTTTTTAGTGGTGTAGCTGTTAATAGCCTTAGTGAAATTATCCAGCATGTCCGCTTGGAGCCAACTCATAGCAATCAGGCTAAAACAGAGCAAGTTTTTAAAGGTTTTCATGTTTTGCTCCTTTTTGATTGGCTTGAATGCTACAACAATATTTTTAATCGTTTGTTTTTACCCACTAAATAGCCTAGCGCCTAGCGTTTTGATATGTTAAACGGCGTGCATTGAATGATCAAACTTAAGAATAAAAAATTTCATTGTATTTTTTAGTGATCCCATCTATCCCCCATGCGTCTTCGTCAATATCGCCCAAGTTTAAATAGTCTTCGTTAGAGTCTAAAAGCGTGCAACAAATCCTTTTTTGCTCGTTTAAATCTAAATTTTGGAACTCTTCGCTATGGATTTCACCAATCTTGCAATCGGCGCGTTTTAAAAAACGCTCGCTAAGATCGTTAAAGATTTTTAAGCATTCGCTCTTGCTTTTAGCGTTAAGGATTTGTTTTTTAACTTCTAAATTCACTTCTTTCAATTCAGCATAGACAAAACTCCCGCCCCCTTTAAAATCGCATTTTTTAGAAATGCCCCCTTGCTCGCCCCCTATGACTTTTTTTAACCTTTCTTTAGTGATCGTTTCTATATAGTCCATTTGCTCGATGCCAATGTAGCGGCGTTTCATTTTGTGCGCCACCGCGCAAGTCGTCCCGCTCCCGGCAAAAAAGTCTAACACGAGGTCGTTTTCTTGGGTAGAAACCTCTAAAATTCTTGAAATTAGGGCTTCGGGTTTTTGACCTTTAAAATTTTCATCATCAATTGCTATAGTTTCATCAACTCTTGAAACTGAACTATCAATAGCAATTGAATTTAATTTATCCCACTTATTACTATTCCATGTATCTTCTAATGGATATTTTTCACCTCTATTTTCATGATTTATAAAAGTTAAAAAATCATCTACTTTTTCTTGCGGAAAAGAAAATTTTTTAAAAGCATTTTGCACTTCATTTAAGGTTTTACCGCTACCGGTTGCCATTTCAAACATGAAATGCTTTTGAAAGGGGTTGGATTGTCGTTTTTCTAAATAATTATTTATCGCTTGTTTTTGATAATTTCTAAGCTCGTTTTTTAAGTTGCTTGTGATGTGAGTGGGTAGCTCTATTTCTCCATTATTGGACGCGTTATTGGGCGTGCGATCTTTGATTACTGATTGGGGGGGGGGGGGGGGGTAACCTTGAGTGAATAAATCTTGCATAAAATCCCTTAATGAAAAAGTGAGAAAATTATAGCGTAAAGTTTTGAGATTGACTTTAGAAGCGCTAACGAACAATTGAATTAAAATCAAATAAAGTTTTAGTTTTAATATTTAATGGAATAAAACCCTTAAAATCAAAAGCGCTTCTTTTTCTTTGCTATAATCAGTCTAAAAAAACCAACTTTTTTAAAACAAGGGAATGATGATGCAAGAGATTTTTTTATGTTCTATTTCCAATGTGCGCAGTGGGGATTGCAAAGAAGATTGCGCTTATTGCACGCAAAGCTCACACCACCAAGGAGCGATTAAGCGCTATAAATTCAAAGATGAAAAAGTGGTTTTACAAGAGGCTAGAGCGTTAAGGGAATTAGGGGCTTTAGGGTTTTGTCTGGTTACTTCAGGGCGCGAATTAGACGATGAAAAATGCGAATATATCGCCAAATTGGCTAAAGCCATCAATCAAGAAGAATTGGGCTTGCATTTAATCGCATGCTGCGGGCGCGCGGATTTGGAGCAATTAGAGTTTTTAAGAGATGCGGGCATTCATAGCTACAACCATAATTTAGAGACTTCGCAAAATTTCTTCCCTAAAATTTGCTCCACGCACACATGGGAAGAAAGGTTTATCACATGCGAAAACGCTTTAAGGGCGGGGTTAGGCTTGTGCAGTGGGGGGATTTTTGGGCTTAATGAGAGCTGGGAAGACAGGATTGAAATGCTTAGGGCGTTAGCTTCGCTCTCCCCGCACACCACACCCATTAATTTTTTCATTAAAAACCCGGTATTGCCCATTGATGCAGAGACTTTAAGCGCGGATGAAGCCCTAGAATGCGTGCTTTTGGCTAAAGAGTTTTTGCCTAACGCTAGGCTTATGGTGGCTGGGGGGCGTGAAGTGGTGTTTAAAGATAACGATAAAAAGGAAGCCAAGCTTTTTGAATACGGCATCAATGCGGTGGTTTTAGGGGATTATTTAACCACCAAAGGCAAAGCCCCTAAAAAAGATATAGAAAAACTGCTCTCTTATGGCTTGACAATGGCGACAAGCTGTCATTAATGAGAGAACTTTTTAAAAGCGTTAGAGGGTTTTTGCGCCTTCTTAGAATGATTTTCCCCGAGCGTTTGAAAAACGCCTTTTTGGGTTTGAGCGAATTGTTTTACTACGCTTCCAGCTTGAGTTTTTATACGATTTTGTCTTTATCGCCTATTTTGTTGTTTGTGTTTAGTCTTTTTGTGTCCAATTACATGCAAGCGCACAGCGGTGAAATGGAAGCCTTGATTTTCCCCAACGCTCCTAAACTCATTGGCGCGATTAAGGATTTTTTAGAAAACTTTAAAAAAACAGACATGACCTTAGGCACGCTTGAAGAGGTGTCTATTTTAGTGGCGTTGGTGCTTTTTTGTGAAAACTACCGCTCCATCGCGTCAAAGATTTTTCAAGCAAAGCCCAGAGATTATGCGCATTTTAAGGGTAAAGAAATCTTTTTATTTTGGGGTTTTGGCACGACTTTAGTGTTTCTATTCGCTCTGCCTTTGGTGGTGTTTTTTGACATTAAGATCCAAGTGTTTTTTGAAGATAAAAATTCAAGTTTGTTGCATGTTTTAAGATGGATAGGCACTTACGCGTTTTTTTTGATCCTTTTTACCATTCCTACAAATAAGGTGTTTAAACATTATTTTTGGGTGTTTTTATGGGTGTTTTTTACGAGCGTTTCTTGGCATGTGCTGAAATGGGCCTTCACTTATTATGTGTTGTATAACCGCACTTACCATGAGCTTTATGGGAGCGTTTCTATTTTGTGGTTTTTGATGAGCTGGGTGTATGTGAGCTGGCTTGTGATTTTAATTGGCATGTATGGGTGCAAGGTGTGCGACACATTCGATCCTAAAGAAGTGTTTAAGAAATTTTTAGGCTTTTTTAAAAAAGAAACTTGATGAAAAAAGTTTTCTTTTAGATCGGTTCTAAAAATCCAAAAACACAAAAACCATTCAAACACAACCCCCCCAACTAAAAAGTTAAAAACAAAAAGAATGTAATTATTCAGTTAGCTCTAAGCTTCTTAATTTTCTAATTCTAACTTTCTAAAAACTATCTTTGTATTCTACCATAAATTTTTAAAAATTTGTTTTTTTTTGTAAATCGGAAATTTTTTTCTTTATAATTTTATTATAATAGGGGAGAGAGAAATATATATAATTACAATTATTATATATATCTTTTTATTCTTTTTTTTATAAATAAGCTCCCTGTTTTTGATTTTTTATAAATTACATTCTTTTTGATTTCTATTGAAAAATTTAATATTAAGAGGACTTTTATGAAAAAATCAAATGACAATAACGCACTCGCCAGAAGTCAAAGGGAGTTGTTTGTAGGGATTAGGGATTTTATTGTTTTTAAATTTAAGCGTATGGTTGTTTTTAACGGAGTAAGGGATTTTACAAAAATGAGATTTTTGTCCATAGAATTAGAAAAATGCGAAAATATTAAAGATTTGGAAAAATTATGTCATACAATTTATAATCAAGGCACAAAGCATATTTTGATGATGCGTGTATTGTTTTTATTCTTTGACTATTTTTGCAAGAATTTGAAAGTTAAGCGATTGAGACTAATCAATGAAGAAATGCTTGTGAATTTTTTATTTGAGTTAGCTAAACAAAGAAAGATTAATTCAATGGCAAAATATGTAATGTATATTAGGCAATTTTTTGATTACTTGGATAGGACTAAACATTATGAATTTTATTTTAGTCTTAAAAATATAGCCTTTGCTAAACACAAGGATAATTTGCCTAAACATCTAAATTCAAAAGATTTAAAATCTTTTGTATATACTCTTATAAACTATAGAACTAGAAGCAGTTATGAAAAGAGAAATAAGTGTATTTTACTCTTAATTATTTTGGGTGGTTTGAGAAAATCTGAGGTTTTTAATTTAGAATTGAGAAATATTGTTTTAGAGAAAGAGCATTATATCTTGCTTATAAAAGGCAAAAACAATAAAGAGCGAAAAGCGTTCATTAAACGAGAAATGCTAGAAAAATCTTTAGATGAGTGGTTGGGTGATAGCAAACGATTGAGTAGTTTTAATGGGCGTTTTGTATTTAAGAAGTCTTTGTCTAACTATACTCAAAAGTATTGTTCAATCAGTAATTTTGTGTTAAAGATTTTTATGTTGAGTGGTATTGAAAATTTTAAACAATATGGCACAGGATTGCACCTATTTAGGCATAGTTTTGCCACTTTAGTCTATGCTAAGAGTAGGGATATTGTTTTGACTTCAAGAGCATTGGGGCATCAGTCCTTAAGCTCCACAAAAATCTACATTCACACCGCACAAGAATATAATAAACAAGTAGCAAGCATTTTTGATAATTTGTTGAGTGGGTGAAAGATGGTTAATTTCCTCATTCAAAAATTCTTTAAAAGGTTGTTTTTTGATGTTTTTTTGCAGTTTATCTCGTTGCTTTAGAACCAACATTAACAAAACCAACCGAAGTTCTTATGTTTTCAGGCTGAGAGGCTCTGTTTTTAATGTTATTTACAGCATTGCCTATTACACCTCCTGTTTCCACAAAAAAATTGCCAGTTCCCACAGAAGCGCCTTTAACGCCACCGCTTACTGCACTACCTACATTACTAGCAAAGCTTAAAAAACTTTGCGACCCAGCTTTTAAGAAGTTAGCTAAATCAACCGAGCCACCTTGTGTTCCAAAAATGGTATTGATAATATTTGGAATATTGCTAATTAAAGCTGAAGTAATCGCTGAAATGATAATAATGCCGATAGTTTCTATGATATTTTGAGTAGGGTTAAATAATTCTAACCCAATGGAGTTTAGCATGGCAAATAAAAATACAAGAGGTGCATAAAAGGTTAGAGAAAAGACTTTTTTAATGTAAGAAAAGAAAAATCCTTGAGTTTGTTTAAAAAATAAACAAGGCGTCATAAAAATAAAGCATAGTAAATAAAAAGTTTTTTCTATAAAAATAATACAAATAAGATAAATTGTTTTAAATATAAGTAAGATTTGAAAAAACACAATAGCCACAAAAGATAGAGACTGCATAATGAAAACAAATGGTTTGCTAAAACCTACATTATTTTCTTTAAAGCTTTCATAAAAAGCAAAAAGTTGCTTGGTTTGATTTTTTATGATTCCTTGTATATTACCATTAAAACTTATAAAACTTTGATTTGGTTTATTTTGGGATTGATTTGATTGTTGTTGAGCTTTTTTGTAAAAAGTTTTTGTTGTTTCTTCAATAGCGTTATTAAGAATGATTGCAGGCGTTTCTACAAAAAACTCTACATATGAATGGAATTTTTTAGGACTATTCAAAGCAAAGTGCATTAAGGATAGAAGAGCAAGAAAAAAAGCAAATTGCGTGAAAGTTTTTATTTCAAAAAATTCATTATTTTTGTATTTTTTTACAGAATATGCAAAAATAAGTATTGTTCCTATAGAAACCATAGCAGGTGCGATTGTTTTTGCAATATTGTTGTATTTATCTTTAAATTCATTGGTGAAATTTTGAAATACGCCTATAATACTACTATAAAGCCCATCAGTAGCCACATTGAGATTATCAGCTGGTATGAAATAAGAAATAATACCAATAGCAAGAGAAATACCACCCCAAACCAAATAAGGCATTATTCATCCCATCCTTGTGTAATATTGTTTTTCATTTGTTCAAACTTTTCTGTTGCTATATTCCCACCTTGTGTCATCATAAAAGATTTTTCAACATCAGGCAATTGTGAAGTGGGTAGTCCAAATTTATTTAAATTTGCTTTAAAAGCTTGACTTGTCTTTTTATTTATTTCTAAAAACTCTTTTTTAGTGCTTTCAGGAGGATTTAAAAGTGATGGCATAATGATATTTTGTTGTTTATAATAAGTGTCCGAATAGGCACTTGCCATAAGAGACAGGGTTTGATTTATAAAGTTTAGGTTATTAGCAATATTGAGTAAAATTTGCGTGTTTAACATTTCAAATTTTTGTTTAAAGTCTGCATAGACTTTTGCTTTAGTTTCTTGATTTGTTGCTCCTTTAAGCCTTTCTATATACGAACTGTTGTCTTTCTCAAAAGTGTTTATCAGTCGTTCAATTTCAAGTATATTACTAAAACAATAATCCTTACCATCAATATTTTGTTTAGAGCAATATCCTTCTTTTGCATAAATAGGATTTTTAACGGAAAGCTCTTGTGTGAAACTTGCACCCCTGTTCTGTAAAGATGAAAAAAGTTTAAATGTTCTAGCTTGAGCTTCTTTGAATAT contains:
- the lpxA gene encoding acyl-ACP--UDP-N-acetylglucosamine O-acyltransferase, giving the protein MSKIAKTAIISPKAEIGKGVEIGEFCVIGDHIKLNDGVKLHNNVTLQGHTFIGKNTEIFPFAVLGTQPQDLKYKGEYSELIIGEDNLIREFCMINPGTEGGIKKTIIGDKNLLMAYVHVAHDCVIGSHCIFANGVTLAGHIEIGDYVNIGGLTAIHQFVRIAKGCMIAGKSALGKDVPPYCTVEGNRAFIRGLNRHRMRQLLESKDIDFIHALYKRLFRPVPSLRESAKLELEEHANNPFVKEICSFILESSRGVAYKSSEYSSEEKQEE
- the fabZ gene encoding 3-hydroxyacyl-ACP dehydratase FabZ, translated to MEQNHQNLQSQFFIEHILQILPHRYPMLLIDRVVELEANKKIVAYKNITFNEDVFNGHFPDKPIFPGVLIVEGMAQTGGFLAFTSLWGFDPEIAKTKIVYFMTIDKVKFRIPVTPGDRLEYHLEVLKHKGMIWQVGGTAQVDGKVVAEAELKAMIAERD
- a CDS encoding flavoprotein oxidoreductase, which gives rise to MVILKNNRYYTIRKPLACICKNTDALHHKLKETLYSDTTHAPLMHHSCVWLRIFSLK
- the fliW gene encoding flagellar assembly protein FliW, producing MIFDVKVPILGFETIHKMRLQKIDEVFLRLNSAEDNSVVSFTLVNPFALRKYDFEVPTPLKILLELEGAKSVLIANIMVVQTPIELSTVNYLAPLIFNFDKQLMGQVVLDSNKYPHYHLRENILSHTHE
- a CDS encoding outer membrane protein assembly factor BamD, whose protein sequence is MRLKHFKTFLFITMAIIVIGTGCANKKKKKDEYNKPAIFWYQGILREILFANLETADNYYSSLQSEHINSPLVPEAMLALGQAHMKKKEYVLASFYFDEYIKRFGTKDNVDYLTFLKLQSHYYAFKNHSKDQEFISNSIVSLGEFIEKYPNSRYRPYVEYMQIKFILGQNELNRAIANVYKKRHKPEGVKRYLERIDETLEKETKPKPSHMPWYVLIFDW
- the lon gene encoding endopeptidase La, yielding MTEDFPKILPLLVEEDTFLYPFMIAPIFLQNNASIKALAYAKTNKSLVFIACQKDKLNDNEAPYYDVGVIGSVMREANMPNGRVKLLFNGIAKGRILEPVKENEQGFLEAQIIPIEYLEYDKENIQAIIEVLKEKVITLANVSSLFPPDLIKALEDNDDPNRIADLIAAALRLKKDQAYSLFASDNTEQRLLDLIDIVIEETKTQKLQKEIKSKVHQKMEQTNKEFFLKEQLKQIQKELGTDKQRDEDLNQYYQKLESVKPFLKEEAFKEIKKQIDRLSRTHADSSDSATLQNYIETMLDVPFGQYGKKALDIKRVREQLDKDHYSLKRPKERIVEYFATMQLLEMRHKKKQEKKDKAKGTILCFYGPPGVGKTSLANSIAKAIERPLVRIALGGLEDVNELRGHRRTYIGSMPGRIVQGLIEAKKMNPVMVLDEIDKVDRSVRGDPASALLEILDPEQNIAFRDHYANFSIDLSQVIFIATANNIDRIPAPLRDRMEFISVSSYTPNEKEEIAKNYLIPQELEKHALKPSEVNISHECLKLIIEKYTREAGVRDLRRQIATIMRKAALKYLEDSPHKKGRTKKSEDRKSENEDFCVSVTPNNLKEYLERMVFEIDPIDEENKIGIVNGLAWTPVGGDVLKIEALKIRGKGELKLTGSLGDVMKESAIIAFSVVKALLDNETLKAPKIPSETPKDAEGKKKKKALKVYNAYDLHLHVPEGATPKDGPSAGIAMASVMASILCDRATRSKVAMTGELTLSGEVLPIGGLKEKLIAAFKAGIKTALIPVKNYERDLDEIPAEVRENLNIVAVKNIAEVLEKTLL
- a CDS encoding prephenate dehydrogenase — translated: MKAGIIGLGLMGGSLGLALQEWGRFKSVTGYDHNALHAKLALTLGLVDECVEFEKILECDVIFLAIPVEGIIACLKKMTPVKKSATIIDLGGAKAQIIHNIPKSIRKNFIAAHPMCGTEFYGPKASVKGLYENALVILCDLEDSGTEQVEIAKEIFLGIKARLIKMKSNEHDTHVAYISHLPHVLSYALANSVLKQNDPEMILSLAGGGFRDMSRLSKSSPLMWKDIFKQNRDNVLEAIKKCEKEIAQAKAWIENNDYESLAEWMAQANKLQEFM